From a region of the Primulina eburnea isolate SZY01 chromosome 7, ASM2296580v1, whole genome shotgun sequence genome:
- the LOC140836393 gene encoding LOW QUALITY PROTEIN: LEAF RUST 10 DISEASE-RESISTANCEUS RECEPTOR-LIKE PROTEIN KINASE-like 1.4 (The sequence of the model RefSeq protein was modified relative to this genomic sequence to represent the inferred CDS: deleted 1 base in 1 codon), whose protein sequence is MKAHWISRFLRLVLAVKLFVIIFHAPSGSSDPQKLYKSCSNTFNCGSTINGIGYPFRDIQDPPYCGHPSFILSCDPQSNVTRINLIDTMYQVLEINQTAQIMRVVRDDIVVETCPQQMVNTTLDYTFFDYASMYTNYTFLYGCPASKYPGLKPLSCWSGGLIDGDLINVYLLPGNLGPGKCNASVVIPGPGNGDVGNGNSTGLVDVLRVGFEIKWELDSKACLACTESNGRCGFNFENNQTDCICSGPPYLGDTCKIFANESAPIPESSPPPFPGNSSLKKMGLIIGLALTGSLLTGVGSGFLIFCCKKRRKKQIATKNVDKMSKHIAALSLSKGPSFPRSMNFSKSIPSYPSSKSELGRGSTYFGAHVFAYSELEEATNNFDPSRELGDGGFGTVYYGVLADGLAVAVKRLYESNVRRVEQFMNEVEILTRLRHENLVVLYGCTSRRSRELILVYEYIQNGTVADHLHGKRAKSGLLSWPLRLNIAIETAEALTYLHKADIIHRDVKTNNVLLDHDFHVKVADFGLSRLFPTDVTHVSTAPQGTPGYVDPEYYQCYQLTEKSDVYSFGVMLVELISSLQAVDTNRHRQDINLSNMAINKIQDRTLHELVDPNLGFDTNSTVRRMVTLVAELAFRCLQHESDVRPSMEDVLEVLRGIQKGDLNVNEAEVVDILVDEDARLLNVIVDPLSPESVVANKWGSSSSTPNSSG, encoded by the exons ATGAAAGCTCACTGGATTTCTAGGTTCCTTCGTCTTGTGTTAGCAGTAAAATTATTTGTTATAATATTCCATGCCCCCAGTGGATCTAGTGATCCCCAAAAACTCTACAAGTCATGCAGCAACACTTTCAACTGTGGCAGTACAATCAACGGAATCGGCTACCCTTTCCGGGATATTCAAGATCCTCCCTACTGCGGCCACCCGAGTTTCATCCTCAGCTGTGATCCCCAAAGCAACGTAACAAGAATCAACCTCATAGACACAATGTATCAGGTTCTGGAAATAAATCAAACCGCTCAAATCATGAGAGTCGTGAGAGACGACATCGTGGTGGAAACTTGCCCACAACAGATGGTCAACACCACTTTAGACTACACGTTCTTTGATTATGCATCCATGTATACAAACTACACGTTCTTGTATGGTTGTCCGGCCTCGAAATATCCGGGTTTGAAGCCTCTTTCTTGTTGGAGTGGTGGGTTGATTGACGGTGATTTAATAAACGTGTATCTGTTGCCCGGAAACCTGGGCCCTggaaagtgtaatgctagcgtCGTAATTCCAGGGCCTGGAAATGGGGACGTTGGGAATGGGAATTCAACAGGTTTGGTTGATGTACTCCGGGTGGGATTTGAGATTAAGTGGGAACTTGATAGCAAAGCTTGTCTTGCGTGTACTGAATCCAATGGAAGATGTGGATTCAATTTCGAAAATAATCAAACGGACTGCATTTGCTCTGGTCCTCCATATCTGGGCGACACTTGCAAAATATTTGCTAATGAATCGGCCCCTATTCCCGAATCGTCTCCGCCCCCGTTTCCGG GAAATAGCTCTTTGAAGAAAATGGGATTGATTATTG GTCTGGCCCTAACTGGTTCACTTCTTACTGGTGTTGGTTCCGGATTCTTGATTTTCTGCTGTAAAAAGAGGCGTAAAAAGCAGATTGCAACCAAAAATGTTGACAAAATGAGCAAGCATATTGCCGCCCTTTCCCTGAGCAAAGGTCCGTCATTTCCCAGATCGATGAATTTCAGTAAAAGCATCCCTTCATATCCATCTTCGAAATCTGAACTGGGTCGGGGAAGCACATATTTCGGGGCACATGTTTTCGCCTATTCTGAACTGGAAGAAGCTACAAATAACTTTGATCCTTCTAGGGAACTTGGAGATGGTGGATTCGGCACTGTATATTATG GGGTGCTAGCTGATGGCCTTGCTGTTGCA GTCAAGCGTTTATATGAAAGCAATGTCAGACGAGTGGAGCAATTCATGAATGAAGTCGAGATTCTGACCCGCTTGAGGCACGAAAACCTTGTGGTGCTTTATGGATGCACGTCCAGGCGCAGCCGAGAGCTAATACTAGTTTATGAGTACATCCAAAATGGAACAGTGGCTGATCATCTTCATGGGAAACGAGCAAAATCAGGCTTGCTATCTTGGCCACTTCGGCTGAATATAGCCATTGAAACAGCTGAAGCGCTCACGTATCTTCACAAAGCAGACATCATCCATCGTGATGTTAAAACCAACAACGTTCTTCTAGACCATGATTTTCACGTAAAAGTTGCTGATTTTGGGCTGTCAAGATTGTTCCCCACGGATGTCACCCATGTATCGACGGCCCCACAGGGAACTCCTGGCTATGTCGATCCCGAGTACTATCAGTGTTACCAACTCACTGAAAAAAGTGACGTGTATAGCTTTGGGGTGATGTTAGTCGAGCTTATATCATCTTTACAGGCCGTGGACACAAACAGACACCGACAAGATATCAATTTATCAAACATGGCAATCAACAAGATCCAGGACCGAACGTTGCATGAGTTGGTGGATCCAAATCTTGGTTTTGACACGAATAGTACGGTGCGAAGAATGGTTACATTGGTCGCGGAATTAGCTTTTCGATGCTTGCAACATGAAAGTGATGTGAGACCCTCGATGGAAGATGTTCTTGAGGTTCTGAGAGGGATTCAGAAAGGGGATCTGAATGTAAACGAGGCAGAAGTAGTCGACATTTTGGTGGATGAAGATGCTAGACTGCTCAACGTCATAGTGGACCCTCTATCGCCGGAGTCAGTTGTTGCCAACAAATGGGGAAGTAGCAGCTCTACACCTAATTCTAGTGGCTGA
- the LOC140836394 gene encoding delta(7)-sterol-C5(6)-desaturase — MEEDYLKLFVEETSWYNGIVLGSMLPEKWSSALPHFYRGWLRNYIGGTLLYFISGILWCFYIYHLKRNVYVPKDAIPSKKAMLLQIGVAMKAMPWYCALPTISEYMIEHGWTKCYSRISDIGWIPYLYYMIIYLVIVEFGIYWMHRKLHDIKPLYKYLHATHHIYNKQNTLSPFAGLAFHPLDGILQAVPHVIALFLIPVHFTTHIALLFIEAIWTANIHDCIHGKLWPVMGAGYHTIHHTTYRHNYGHYTIWMDWMFGTLRDPMEDEAKKI, encoded by the exons ATGGAGGAAGATTACTTGAAGTTATTCGTGGAGGAAACTTCATGGTACAATGGCATCGTGTTGGGTTCGATGCTTCCGGAGAAGTGGTCCTCTGCACTCCCTCACTTCTACAGAGGGTGGCTACGGAACTACATTGGAGGGACTTTGCTTTATTTTATCTCTGGAATTTTGTGGTGTTTCTATATCTACCACTTGAAGCGCAATGTTTATGTTCCTAAAG ATGCCATTCCTTCGAAAAAAGCCATGCTTTTGCAGATAGGAGTTGCCATGAAAGCCATGCCATGGTACTGTGCTCTTCCGACAATATCTGAATACATGATTGAACATGGATGGACAAAGTGTTATTCAAGGATAAGTGACATTGGTTGGATTCCTTACCTTTACTATATGATTATCTATCTAGTAATCGTGGagtttgggatttattggatgcACAGGAAGTTACATGACATAAAACCGCTCTATAAGTATCTTCATGCCACTCATCACATTTATAACAAGCAAAATACACTTTCTCCCTTTGCTG GTCTGGCTTTCCACCCGCTCGATGGGATATTACAGGCGGTACCTCACGTCATAGCTCTCTTTTTAATACCAGTGCATTTCACAACACACATAGCACTTTTATTCATCGAGGCCATATGGACTGCAAATATTCATGACTGCATACACGGGAAATTATGGCCTGTGATGGGCGCAGGGTACCACACAATTCATCACACCACTTATCGTCACAACTATGGCCACTACACGATATGGATGGACTGGATGTTCGGAACTCTTCGTGATCCAATGGAAGATGAGGCCAAGAAAATCTAA